The genomic segment TTCAAGTCCCTCTTTTGTTATTAATTTTTCAGTATCTAAAGTATAGCAACCGTTTCTTGCATCCTTCGGTGTAAAAAAGGGAATGTTACCATCCCAATATCGCTTAATTTTTGTCTTAGGGGTCCCTCCACTAAGGATATCTGCAATTTCAGAAACTGAGACAACTTCCCATCCTTCAGGTATCCTCCCCAGTTCACTCTCAATCATCTTCCCGCCGCTGGATTTGTATGGGTTACCGTTCTCATCTGGAAATTCAAAATCCACAAACCAGTGCTTGAAGATGGCCTGAGCCATCTCTTCTAAATTCTGATTTCCCTAAAAGAATTAAAAAATCTTGTAACTACTTTTATCATGGCCTTTATGACCCGTTTTAACAAGTACAAATTCTGATTTATCCTGGTATTTAGCTCAATCTTGTCATCTAAGAGTGACAACATTCGAGCAATTACATTTTGTTCTTCTATTGGAGGTAGCGGTATTTCAAATTCTTTTAAAACTTTCCCAGAAATTTCTTTAAATGTTGAGCCACCTGCAATATTTTCTAACTGACGTCTTTTTACTATTAGAAGATAATAAAGAAAATAATTATTGATCTTTTCTTTGTTGCAAATGATACTCTTAAATCCCTGATTCGTGCACAGTTCTTTTCCTGCAATGGCAAGATAACCAATGGGTGCTCGTGAGCTAAATAAAACTGTCCCTTTTGGTAATAACTTTGCAGAAGAATTGCATAAGCCTTTATTAGTGATTTTGCGATGGCCTGTACAAATAAGCCGCCTGTTGTAATTGGACAAATCTTTAGGAGTTATCCAAGATATGTCCCCATTCCAATATTCATCAACAGTCTTTTTTGGAGTACCACCACCTACAACATCACCTATATCGCATATTGAAGTTACAATCCATTTTGTTGGGATCTTACCTATTTTTGTTTTTTCAAACTCCATGATTATTCACTCCAAATACTTATCAGCCTACCCGATATATTTCCTATGTGCATTTTTCACATTTATCTGATTTACCATCGCATATTGCAGCGTTGTATCAATACGCTGATGACCTAACAAGTGCTGCACTTGTTCGATTGGCATGCCCTTGTCGATAGCAGCTGTTGCCAGGGTTCGCCTGAATTTATGCGGATAAACTCTTTCATTACTTACGGTTTTCCCGATCTTTTTTAATCTGGCTTCGACTCCTCCGATTTTCAAACGATAATGCGGAGCATTCAACGAGACAAACAATGCAGGATTCCGATCATGTCTCTCATTAAGATAGTGCATCAGATGTATTTTTGTACGTGCATCAAAATAAACTAAACGTTCCTTGTTTCCCTTACCAAAAACGACACATTCACGCTCCTGAAAGTTAATATCCGCTTTGTTGAGTTTAACCAGCTCTCCAACCCGCATACCGGTGGAAGTGAGCATGTCAATTAAAGCGAGGTCTCTTGTTTGAACGCAGGAATCCCTCATCTTTTCCAGCATTTCATCTGAATAAGTATCTTTGACCACTTTGTTCGTCTTCACCTTATGAATTCTTCGCACCGGGCTCTTCATAATTAATTCCTCATCTTCCAGCCAAGAAAAGAAACTGGAAAAAATCCTTCTGATATTATCGATTGTAACTTTGCTGACCTTTCGTTTATCATGATAATTCGCCAAATATTTTCTTATATCTTCAGTTGTAATGCGTGTAATATCTTTATCTAATGATGAAAGCAGTCGTTCAATCGTCTTATGATAATACTCAAGAGATTGACTTGAACAACCCTCCACCTTTTTTGAAGAAAGAAAGCTGTTCAGCCTGTCCGTATTTGAAGAAACAAAATCACTTGTTTCATTTACTTCTTCGACCTCGATTGAAATTCCTGAAAAACTTACTGTCAACACGTCCTTCAGCTTCTGCAGCTGGTAATTATCGAGATAAGGTATCATCTTATTCAGAACGTCGCTTATAATTTCTTTTTTCATGATTTCCTCCATTATCTTATGTATTTTCTATCATTTTATCTTGAAAACACACAATTCAGGAGAAAAACAGTAATTTATCTGACCTTTTGTTCCATCGGTACCCGAATCTCACCGGACATCAGTTTGGGGAGGAGAGTGTCCCTGATTTTAGCAAGTTTCATGTTTTCTTCACCATTAACCTGGATCTTCCTGAACAGGCACTGAGCGATTATTCTAAAATCAAAGATAATATTATCTAATGGGATCAACGTTTTATAACTATTTATTAAGGTTCTAATATCCAAATTCTTTATCCCTGTAGTTCCATTCTCATAGAGAAAGAATACTCCTTGATCATATAAAGTCTTCCAGTAAAGATAGAAATATTCCATATAGTTGGGATCTCTCAAGGTTATCGCTCTACAAAAATTAGTGCAAACTAGACCAAATGAAAACTTACGTAGAATCTCATTGCTCACATATGTAATTCTTCCTGTTGATTGAGTAGGACTTCCACCTGAAATTTCTATTACCAAATTACCAGGCTTTAGTTCTTTCTTCTTATAATTTTTCTCAAGGATGTATCTAACAGGCAAACTTCCCATGTTACCCTTCTTTATTTCTAAGATATCTGCTCCTCTTAGGATATTTACTCTCCGTATATAGTTTCCTTGCTGGTTGGGCTTGCCCCAATCTCCTCCTATAATATCTTCTATAAAATTGCTAAAGTGTCCTACTTTCCAACCTTTAGGAATCATCCCTAGTTCACTCTCAACCATCTCCCCGCCGCTGGATTTGTATGGGTTACCGTTTTCATCTGGAAATTCAAAATCCACAAACCAGTGCTTGAAAATGGCCTGAGCCATTGCTTCTAAATTCTGATTTATATTAGAGTTGATCTCTATCTTTCTGTCAATGTTGGTTAGAATCCAAGAGATTTGCTTTTGTTCATTCAATGGTGGGATGGGAACTGGCACTTTCTTAAGTGATGTGGATGCTCTAGCTATAGCTGGTACTCCTACTTGAGATTTATTCATCAATAAAAAGTATTGGCCAAGTGGTGAATTTAAATAGTAATATAAAAATTTATTATCAATTTTATTACTATCACAAGTTAATTTCATCCCGCTCTGAGAAACTATATATACTGGGAATTTAGTTTTTTTCGGAATAAATCCAACTTGCCCAAGAGTACCCCTATGAGTTATAACTATATCTCCACTTTTTACCCAACTTGATTTGAGTGTAATTGCTTTCTCTTCAGTAACAAATACGAAATCATTATCCCAGAATTTGAATGGTCTCAAATTATTGCCCCTGATTATTGGTATTCCATGATTAACAAAAGAACTTTTTTTTAATTTCGAACCAAATGGTCCCATTGAAATTGCATGTCTATCCGCTGATTTCAAATGGTCTATGATTTCTACCGACCAATCGCTAGGAATGCTACCTACTTTTGTCTTTTTAAATCTCATACCCAATCCCCCTCAGATTCTTCTTAACCTCTTCTTCAAGTTTATGAGATTGGTTAAACAAGTCACTAAGTTCACTGGTTAACTGATTCATTTTCTGGTCAAAGGGAATGCCGTCGTCTTTTTCCTCTTCAATACCGACGTAGCGACCGGGCGTCAGAATATAGTCATTTTCTTTGACGTCATCGAGGGTCGCCGATTTGCAGAAACCTTTGACGTCTTCATATTTTCCGTCACGGTTGCGCCACTGATGGTAAGTGCCCGCAATTTTATCAATGTCCTCCTGACTGAGTTCCCGGTGACGACGGTCAATCATACTGCCGAAATGTCGGGCATCAAGGAACAGAAATTCGTGTGAGCGGTCCCGCTGCACGGCATTGCCTTTTTTATTCCGATTGAGAATCCAGAGAGAAACCGGGATGCTGACGGAATAGAACAACTTGTCCGGCATGGCAACGATAGCGTCGACCAGATCGGCTTCCAGCAGATTCTTTCGGATTTCACCTTCGTTGGATGTGTTTGTGCTGAGTGAACCGTTGGCCAGGACCACGCCAGCCGCGCCGCGTGGCGACAGATGATAAATAATGTGCTCCAGCCAGGCATAGTTGGCATTCCCATGCGGCGGAATCCCGTAAGCCCAGCGGACGTCTTCAGTCAGCTGATCGCCGCCCCAGTCACTGATATTGAACGGCGGATTGGCCAGAACAAAATCGGCCTTGAGATTTTTATGAAGATCGTTGTGGAACGTGTCCGCCTGATAGGGACCGATATCTCCGGACAAGCCGCGGATCGCCAGGTTCATTTTGCAGATCTTCCAGGTGGTTGCGTTCAGTTCCTGTCCGTAGATGGCCAGATCAGCCAGACGCCCCTTGTGCCTTGCAACAAACTTACTGCTCTGAACAAACATTCCGCCCGACCCGCAGCATGGATCGTACACCCGCCCTCTGTAAGGTTCAATCATCGAGACCAGCGTCTGAACGACACCGGTCGGCGTATAGAATTCACCACCGCCTTTGCCTTCCGCTTCAGCGAACTTGCCCAGAAAATATTCATAAACACGGCCGAGCAAATCCTGTTCGCCGGT from the Sporolactobacillus sp. Y61 genome contains:
- a CDS encoding restriction endonuclease subunit S; its protein translation is MEFEKTKIGKIPTKWIVTSICDIGDVVGGGTPKKTVDEYWNGDISWITPKDLSNYNRRLICTGHRKITNKGLCNSSAKLLPKGTVLFSSRAPIGYLAIAGKELCTNQGFKSIICNKEKINNYFLYYLLIVKRRQLENIAGGSTFKEISGKVLKEFEIPLPPIEEQNVIARMLSLLDDKIELNTRINQNLYLLKRVIKAMIKVVTRFFNSFREIRI
- the xerA gene encoding site-specific tyrosine recombinase/integron integrase, whose protein sequence is MKKEIISDVLNKMIPYLDNYQLQKLKDVLTVSFSGISIEVEEVNETSDFVSSNTDRLNSFLSSKKVEGCSSQSLEYYHKTIERLLSSLDKDITRITTEDIRKYLANYHDKRKVSKVTIDNIRRIFSSFFSWLEDEELIMKSPVRRIHKVKTNKVVKDTYSDEMLEKMRDSCVQTRDLALIDMLTSTGMRVGELVKLNKADINFQERECVVFGKGNKERLVYFDARTKIHLMHYLNERHDRNPALFVSLNAPHYRLKIGGVEARLKKIGKTVSNERVYPHKFRRTLATAAIDKGMPIEQVQHLLGHQRIDTTLQYAMVNQINVKNAHRKYIG
- a CDS encoding restriction endonuclease subunit S, giving the protein MRFKKTKVGSIPSDWSVEIIDHLKSADRHAISMGPFGSKLKKSSFVNHGIPIIRGNNLRPFKFWDNDFVFVTEEKAITLKSSWVKSGDIVITHRGTLGQVGFIPKKTKFPVYIVSQSGMKLTCDSNKIDNKFLYYYLNSPLGQYFLLMNKSQVGVPAIARASTSLKKVPVPIPPLNEQKQISWILTNIDRKIEINSNINQNLEAMAQAIFKHWFVDFEFPDENGNPYKSSGGEMVESELGMIPKGWKVGHFSNFIEDIIGGDWGKPNQQGNYIRRVNILRGADILEIKKGNMGSLPVRYILEKNYKKKELKPGNLVIEISGGSPTQSTGRITYVSNEILRKFSFGLVCTNFCRAITLRDPNYMEYFYLYWKTLYDQGVFFLYENGTTGIKNLDIRTLINSYKTLIPLDNIIFDFRIIAQCLFRKIQVNGEENMKLAKIRDTLLPKLMSGEIRVPMEQKVR
- a CDS encoding class I SAM-dependent DNA methyltransferase, producing the protein MAESTANIGFEEKLWKAADKLRGSMDASEYKHVVLGLIFLKYISDKFEMKYQELVAEGAGFEEERDEYLAYNIFWVPKEARWEHIRDHARSEKIGQIIDDAMILIEKDNDSLKNVLEKRYARQEIDKRRLGELVDLVSTIKLYTTGEQDLLGRVYEYFLGKFAEAEGKGGGEFYTPTGVVQTLVSMIEPYRGRVYDPCCGSGGMFVQSSKFVARHKGRLADLAIYGQELNATTWKICKMNLAIRGLSGDIGPYQADTFHNDLHKNLKADFVLANPPFNISDWGGDQLTEDVRWAYGIPPHGNANYAWLEHIIYHLSPRGAAGVVLANGSLSTNTSNEGEIRKNLLEADLVDAIVAMPDKLFYSVSIPVSLWILNRNKKGNAVQRDRSHEFLFLDARHFGSMIDRRHRELSQEDIDKIAGTYHQWRNRDGKYEDVKGFCKSATLDDVKENDYILTPGRYVGIEEEKDDGIPFDQKMNQLTSELSDLFNQSHKLEEEVKKNLRGIGYEI